In a genomic window of Vallitalea okinawensis:
- a CDS encoding ABC transporter ATP-binding protein, with amino-acid sequence MNIDIVVKDVHKHFGIGDVKVEVLKGIDMKIKKGEFISIMGPSGSGKSTLLYLIGGLDQPTEGNVFIKEQDIHQLSDKQESEMRRRDIGFVFQFYNLVPNFNVEENVMLPVLLDGGKKKNYKDKLEEVLGIVELGDRKKHTPRELSGGQQQRVAIARALMNDPDIILADEPIGNLDSHSGTNIMELFQKINKEHNKTIVQVTHSHRAALYGSRIINIKDGVIFKDEKVN; translated from the coding sequence ATGAATATAGATATTGTAGTAAAGGATGTACATAAACATTTTGGCATCGGGGATGTTAAAGTAGAAGTTCTAAAGGGTATTGATATGAAGATCAAAAAAGGAGAGTTTATATCTATTATGGGTCCAAGTGGATCTGGTAAAAGTACATTATTATATTTGATTGGTGGATTAGATCAACCTACAGAAGGAAATGTTTTTATTAAAGAGCAAGATATACATCAGTTAAGTGATAAGCAAGAAAGCGAGATGAGAAGAAGAGATATCGGCTTTGTTTTTCAGTTTTATAACCTAGTACCGAACTTCAATGTGGAGGAGAATGTTATGCTTCCTGTTCTTCTTGACGGAGGGAAGAAGAAAAACTATAAAGATAAACTTGAAGAGGTTCTTGGAATAGTTGAACTAGGCGATAGAAAAAAACATACCCCTAGAGAATTATCTGGTGGTCAGCAACAAAGAGTTGCCATTGCCAGGGCGTTAATGAATGATCCAGATATTATACTAGCAGATGAACCCATTGGTAATTTAGATAGTCACTCTGGTACTAATATTATGGAGCTATTTCAAAAAATAAATAAAGAGCATAATAAAACAATTGTTCAAGTGACGCATTCTCATAGAGCAGCGTTATATGGAAGTAGAATTATTAATATCAAGGATGGAGTGATCTTTAAAGATGAAAAAGTTAATTAG
- a CDS encoding CapA family protein: MKKVILIGLICLCTFFVGCTSSDNYDVDEEKILRQDDKELVAEDGNEMEESEYQLEVEPEVELDIDQELRTGKVPEKTIINLVSVGDVMVHRSQLVKAYQPGTTSFDFSKSFEMIEKYIKSYDYAVANLETTLSGKDQGIRLENSNYYQGYQGYPTFNSPEILATNIADAGFDMVTTANNHCFDSWNGGVINTISEVEKAGMDHIGTFATPEDPRVLIKDINGIQIAFFNYTYSTNGINPHVEDLYMVNTLDNYDPIKIQEMYDEIRTFSQENQQVDLTYVYIHFGNEYHIYPGAIQQNMVEELIRAGADVIVGTHPHVLQPMENVEVELEDGTTKKGLVFYSLGNFLSSQIYTTADPVPKDVGIIINMTIEKDGDEEAVVTKVGLIPTWVQWTDDMIRTIPVDKSLDSYDKGDNDYGLTQKDYNRLIEVQQWTIEHFISNMDADPEIDINQYVIKID; this comes from the coding sequence ATGAAGAAAGTAATTCTTATAGGTTTAATTTGTCTGTGCACATTTTTTGTAGGTTGTACTTCAAGTGACAATTATGATGTAGATGAAGAAAAGATATTAAGGCAAGATGATAAAGAGTTGGTGGCTGAAGATGGTAATGAAATGGAAGAGTCAGAGTATCAGCTTGAAGTGGAGCCTGAAGTGGAGCTTGATATTGATCAGGAATTAAGGACTGGTAAGGTCCCAGAAAAGACTATAATCAATCTTGTGTCTGTTGGGGATGTAATGGTGCATCGTTCCCAATTAGTTAAAGCATATCAACCAGGGACAACATCTTTTGATTTTTCAAAGTCATTTGAAATGATAGAGAAATATATTAAGTCTTACGATTATGCAGTTGCCAATCTTGAGACAACTCTATCAGGAAAGGATCAGGGGATACGATTAGAGAATAGTAATTACTACCAAGGATATCAAGGCTATCCAACCTTTAATTCGCCTGAAATATTGGCAACAAACATTGCCGATGCTGGTTTTGATATGGTTACGACTGCTAATAATCATTGTTTTGATAGTTGGAATGGTGGTGTTATAAATACTATAAGCGAGGTTGAAAAAGCCGGCATGGATCACATTGGGACCTTTGCAACACCAGAAGACCCAAGAGTACTGATAAAAGATATTAATGGTATTCAAATAGCTTTTTTTAACTACACTTACTCTACTAATGGCATTAATCCCCATGTTGAAGATCTTTATATGGTCAACACTCTTGATAATTATGATCCCATAAAAATACAAGAGATGTATGATGAAATCAGAACTTTCAGTCAAGAGAATCAACAAGTTGATTTAACTTATGTTTATATCCACTTCGGAAATGAATATCATATTTACCCAGGTGCAATTCAGCAAAATATGGTTGAAGAATTAATAAGAGCAGGTGCAGACGTTATTGTGGGGACACACCCACATGTTCTACAACCTATGGAGAACGTAGAAGTTGAACTTGAGGATGGTACTACAAAAAAAGGCCTAGTTTTTTATTCATTAGGCAATTTCCTATCTTCTCAAATTTATACAACTGCAGATCCAGTACCAAAAGATGTAGGAATCATCATTAATATGACTATCGAAAAAGATGGGGATGAAGAAGCGGTTGTAACAAAGGTTGGTCTTATACCCACCTGGGTTCAATGGACTGACGATATGATACGAACTATACCTGTTGATAAATCTCTAGACTCATATGACAAGGGTGATAATGATTATGGTCTTACTCAAAAAGATTATAATCGCCTAATAGAAGTCCAACAATGGACGATAGAGCATTTCATCAGTAATATGGATGCAGACCCTGAGATTGATATAAATCAATATGTAATCAAGATTGATTAA
- the rpsU gene encoding 30S ribosomal protein S21 — protein sequence MSNVVIKDNESLDSALRRFKKNCAKAGILQEIRKREHYEKPSVKRKKKSEAARKRKYR from the coding sequence ATGTCAAACGTAGTAATTAAAGACAATGAATCTTTAGATAGCGCACTTCGTCGTTTTAAAAAAAATTGTGCGAAAGCAGGTATTTTACAAGAAATTCGTAAAAGAGAACACTATGAGAAGCCTAGTGTGAAGAGAAAGAAAAAGTCTGAAGCGGCGAGAAAAAGAAAATACAGATAA
- a CDS encoding PH domain-containing protein codes for MYTLSLPLIGWVVSIFIVLLCFIVATLTFNTYRSVRIATSLLFFFMLATLIISPLMTGIKLDNKSINIYGHNGFLYDYIEYADIVTCETISLEDKKIFKSFRKIIGKNINEYRVGYFELKNGLMVKVMINSDDALLLTTSDGEYYLLGPDEFNTFVSEVKSGIIRVNEYAH; via the coding sequence ATGTACACATTATCACTTCCTTTAATAGGTTGGGTCGTGAGCATTTTTATTGTGTTATTATGTTTTATCGTAGCCACTCTTACCTTTAACACTTATCGTTCAGTACGTATTGCTACTAGCTTATTATTCTTTTTTATGCTTGCCACGTTAATCATATCACCACTTATGACCGGTATTAAGTTGGATAATAAAAGCATTAATATTTATGGTCACAATGGTTTTTTATATGATTACATTGAATATGCCGATATTGTTACTTGCGAGACTATTTCCTTAGAAGATAAAAAAATTTTTAAATCTTTTCGGAAAATTATTGGTAAAAATATTAACGAGTATAGAGTAGGTTATTTTGAATTGAAAAATGGACTTATGGTCAAAGTTATGATCAATTCAGACGATGCATTATTGCTAACAACCTCTGACGGTGAATACTATTTACTAGGACCAGATGAGTTTAATACTTTTGTTTCTGAAGTTAAATCAGGAATAATAAGAGTTAATGAATACGCTCATTGA
- a CDS encoding HlyD family secretion protein, producing MKKLISLLLIVGLVVSGTGCSEKVEGASDDQSNGEKSNQVEEVDERDTIEIFGTVEAAEKKLITLQFPVRINDLIIDEGQQVGAEEKIMELDLLGQLDDYKSLENNIKVIEDQIVNQKIINDNLSSQLQKKENGLYNRSLPEIEAKQISYDIANSNYEEAKSDLEESDKLYQEGFISQDDYDNEKQNLYNLEKQILMEKSNLDLCIATVNSQIAELKTKLIENEKILSDLEEVQLTESKLKMEKITNQLKNNSDLKDTFIINSFNEGLIEKVYCEEGQVVNQGSPIVSLIDKSSIYVKGEVPEEFVGLVEEGATVNVIPVYDKTKSYEGVVTQISQVATNKNNEIIVIIDIQLHNIDENLKPNYNVNIEIEK from the coding sequence ATGAAAAAGTTAATTAGTTTATTATTAATAGTTGGGTTAGTAGTAAGTGGCACAGGTTGCTCCGAAAAAGTAGAAGGTGCAAGTGATGATCAAAGTAATGGTGAAAAATCGAATCAAGTAGAAGAAGTTGATGAACGTGATACAATTGAAATTTTTGGTACTGTAGAAGCGGCTGAAAAGAAATTAATAACATTACAATTCCCTGTTCGAATAAATGACCTGATCATAGACGAAGGGCAACAGGTAGGAGCAGAAGAAAAAATAATGGAGTTAGACCTGTTAGGGCAACTGGATGATTATAAGAGCTTGGAAAACAACATTAAGGTTATAGAAGATCAAATAGTCAATCAAAAAATTATCAATGATAATTTATCAAGTCAGTTGCAGAAGAAAGAAAATGGATTATATAATCGTTCATTACCAGAAATTGAAGCAAAGCAAATAAGTTATGATATAGCTAATAGTAATTATGAAGAAGCCAAGAGTGATTTAGAAGAATCAGATAAATTATATCAAGAAGGATTTATATCCCAAGATGATTACGATAATGAAAAGCAGAATTTGTATAACTTAGAGAAACAGATCTTGATGGAGAAATCTAACTTAGATCTGTGCATTGCAACTGTTAACAGTCAAATAGCGGAACTAAAGACTAAATTAATTGAGAATGAAAAGATCTTATCTGATCTTGAGGAAGTTCAACTGACAGAATCAAAACTTAAAATGGAAAAAATTACAAATCAGTTGAAGAATAACAGTGATTTAAAGGATACATTTATCATCAATAGTTTTAATGAAGGCTTAATAGAAAAAGTATACTGTGAAGAAGGTCAAGTTGTTAATCAAGGAAGCCCTATTGTATCATTAATAGATAAAAGTAGTATTTATGTTAAAGGAGAAGTACCCGAGGAGTTTGTGGGTTTAGTTGAAGAAGGTGCAACGGTGAATGTTATTCCAGTTTACGATAAAACTAAGAGTTATGAAGGAGTAGTCACCCAAATATCCCAAGTAGCTACAAATAAAAACAATGAAATAATAGTCATCATCGATATACAACTTCATAACATAGATGAGAATTTAAAACCCAACTATAATGTCAATATAGAAATCGAAAAGTAA
- a CDS encoding ABC transporter permease, which translates to MILLKFALLSIKEKKGRTLLIILSLTLTAALFLATTCISGTLGKVFENQYRDNVGKSDFLIYMSKDSKSFLNEKAAYDVEEIDTSIGIISKNGVYKYTPYDQVNLNILGMTIEDYKKLYDLTILDQLEDEDLTRKSIMISAMFSEKFDLNLGDSIDLEIRGSKYKFNIGYIVAPTYRFKPDKNNPNNATILIQKEYLNQIYNMNGKSNMLYLINKDGVESNIVKEKLDATYKNYVIRKSVDIQEIESFLSMFTGMFGLLLLIVIIISVFIIYTSFKVIMYEKLKVIGTFRSIGATKKKTTFILLLESIIYGVIGGVLGFFLGIGILYIMAYFMSYNPWTKDSAEITLVYNNIQILWTIGFAVTLVLIGSLNPVIRVVKIPVKDIILGTTEKMKRNKYLKSKIALVCIILFSMLPFIVPKDFRMISGLSLVLIFFLIAIAMPYLVLKICFLLEPLFERLFGNIGFIAIKNVRENKNIINNITLLTIGIMSLILINGLSFSVAELVSNFYAKMDFEVWMRVSGDNRNTEQLVRSVKGVSDTCTVKTVYSVNTEEVGNISLFGIEPDEYFDFVYNEIDEDIDEVTQLFKEKRCVIVTEVLKDRYKLEKGDYITFETDSGDKMYEIVAFTNAMMNNGTTIYPSLHFIKRDYYLNNMVSYFVRTDPGYEPVDVNDQLKVKFRNRYIDTNTVKELGEMNRQSNDNMFMMFKVFSIVACLIGIVGMFNNFMLNLISRQRIFAVMNSVGLSKKQTKQLVLLEAISVGVIGALVGLIGSVVALQISVILLRVIMGFMEMYYDPNMFMQLFIGAIIVSILGSLIPLRKSTRINIVEAIKYE; encoded by the coding sequence TTGATTCTACTAAAATTCGCTTTATTATCTATAAAAGAGAAAAAAGGACGGACTTTGCTCATTATTTTGTCTCTGACATTAACAGCTGCGCTTTTCTTGGCTACCACTTGTATCTCAGGTACACTAGGAAAAGTATTTGAAAATCAATATAGGGATAATGTAGGCAAGTCTGATTTTCTGATTTACATGAGTAAAGATTCAAAAAGCTTCTTGAATGAAAAAGCCGCCTATGATGTTGAAGAAATCGATACTAGTATAGGGATCATTAGTAAAAATGGTGTATATAAATATACACCCTATGATCAAGTCAATTTGAACATTTTAGGGATGACTATTGAGGATTATAAGAAACTTTATGATTTAACCATACTTGATCAGTTAGAAGACGAAGATTTAACAAGAAAAAGTATCATGATTAGTGCAATGTTTAGTGAAAAATTTGATTTGAATCTAGGAGATAGCATTGATTTAGAAATCCGAGGCAGTAAATATAAGTTTAATATTGGATATATCGTAGCGCCAACCTACCGATTCAAACCAGATAAAAATAATCCTAATAATGCAACTATACTCATTCAAAAAGAGTATTTAAATCAGATCTATAATATGAATGGTAAATCAAATATGCTTTATTTAATCAATAAAGATGGTGTAGAAAGTAATATTGTCAAAGAGAAACTTGATGCGACATATAAAAATTATGTCATAAGAAAAAGTGTTGACATTCAGGAAATTGAAAGTTTCTTATCCATGTTTACAGGTATGTTTGGATTATTACTATTGATTGTTATTATTATTAGTGTATTCATTATCTATACATCTTTTAAGGTAATTATGTACGAAAAATTAAAAGTCATAGGAACCTTTAGAAGTATTGGAGCCACTAAGAAAAAAACAACATTTATATTGTTATTAGAAAGTATCATTTATGGTGTCATAGGGGGAGTACTTGGTTTTTTCCTAGGTATAGGCATACTGTATATTATGGCATATTTTATGTCCTATAATCCATGGACAAAAGACTCGGCTGAAATCACTTTAGTTTATAATAATATCCAAATCTTATGGACAATAGGATTCGCGGTTACGTTAGTTTTAATAGGCTCTTTAAATCCAGTTATAAGAGTTGTTAAGATACCAGTTAAGGATATCATACTTGGAACAACAGAGAAAATGAAGCGCAATAAATACTTAAAATCTAAAATTGCCTTAGTATGTATTATTTTATTTTCAATGCTTCCTTTTATTGTACCAAAGGACTTTCGAATGATTTCTGGATTAAGTCTAGTGTTAATCTTTTTCCTCATTGCCATAGCAATGCCCTATTTGGTTCTAAAGATTTGCTTTTTATTGGAGCCGCTATTTGAAAGATTATTTGGTAATATTGGTTTTATAGCTATTAAAAATGTAAGAGAGAATAAAAATATAATTAATAATATAACCTTATTGACTATAGGGATCATGTCATTGATTTTAATTAATGGGTTATCATTTAGTGTAGCCGAATTAGTGTCCAATTTTTATGCAAAAATGGATTTTGAAGTGTGGATGCGTGTATCAGGAGATAATCGTAATACGGAGCAGCTTGTTCGTTCTGTGAAAGGAGTAAGTGATACATGTACCGTGAAAACAGTATATAGTGTTAATACAGAAGAAGTAGGCAATATCTCCCTATTCGGTATAGAACCAGATGAGTATTTTGACTTTGTTTATAATGAGATAGATGAGGATATCGATGAAGTAACTCAATTGTTCAAAGAAAAAAGGTGTGTCATAGTAACAGAGGTTTTAAAAGATAGATATAAACTAGAAAAGGGTGATTACATAACTTTTGAGACGGACAGTGGTGATAAAATGTATGAGATTGTTGCCTTTACTAATGCTATGATGAATAATGGTACGACAATATATCCATCGTTGCACTTTATAAAAAGAGATTACTATCTCAATAATATGGTATCTTATTTTGTAAGAACTGATCCTGGCTATGAGCCTGTAGATGTGAATGACCAACTAAAAGTAAAGTTTAGAAATAGATATATCGATACCAATACAGTTAAAGAACTAGGGGAAATGAACAGACAAAGCAATGATAATATGTTTATGATGTTTAAAGTATTTAGTATTGTTGCTTGTCTAATAGGAATAGTTGGTATGTTCAATAACTTCATGCTAAATTTGATTTCAAGGCAAAGGATATTTGCAGTTATGAATTCAGTAGGTTTGAGTAAGAAGCAGACAAAACAGCTAGTCCTATTAGAAGCTATTTCTGTAGGGGTAATCGGAGCATTAGTTGGACTTATTGGTTCTGTCGTAGCGCTACAAATCTCAGTAATTTTACTTCGAGTTATTATGGGATTTATGGAGATGTACTATGATCCCAACATGTTTATGCAATTGTTCATTGGAGCAATTATTGTATCCATTCTTGGATCATTGATTCCTCTAAGAAAGTCTACTAGGATCAATATTGTTGAAGCTATTAAGTATGAATAA